The following proteins are encoded in a genomic region of Phalacrocorax carbo chromosome 2, bPhaCar2.1, whole genome shotgun sequence:
- the BET1 gene encoding BET1 homolog: MRRAGLGDGAPTGNYGYTNSGYSVYEEENDRLTESLRSKVSAIKSLSIEIGTEVKNQNKMLSEMDNDFDSTGGLLGATMGRLRILSRGSQTKLLCYMMLFSLFVFFVIYWIIKLR; this comes from the exons ATGAGGCGCGCGGGGCTGG GCGATGGAGCACCTACTGGTAACTATGGCTATACCAATAGTGGATACAGTgtttatgaagaagaaaatgacagGTTAACAGAAAGTCTCCGTTCAAAAGTCAGTGCCATTAAATCA ctttccATTGAAATTGGAACAgaagttaaaaaccaaaataaaatgttatcaGAGATG gaTAATGATTTTGACTCTACGGGTGGACTTCTGGGTGCAACTATGGGCAGACTGAGAATACTCTCCAGAGGAAGCCAGACAAAGCTATTATGCTACATGATGCTCTtttcattgtttgttttttttgtaatatactGGATTATTAAACTGAGGTGA